In Mytilus galloprovincialis chromosome 1, xbMytGall1.hap1.1, whole genome shotgun sequence, the following are encoded in one genomic region:
- the LOC143055828 gene encoding peroxisomal membrane protein PEX13-like, which translates to MAAPPKPWEIAGVNQQNAGSIPLNNMSGSPLNSGAGGGLPPCCQPSAAGGAGPPPPVPARPSQQSNYSRFSSPYGGGYSSPYSSMGMYGGGSMYGGGYGGMSPYSSGGMYGGYGGQYGSYGNGGEYNGFARQAEENSRQAFQSVESIVNAFTSVSMMLDSTFQAVYNSFRAVVGVADNFSRLKHQLSSVFSAFALFKFIRYLYRKVLVLLRLRPNMETDEAWSQAAASTIPLAGDGDSPKKSTWPIMMFLAIIMGGPYLIWRLISSVTQTPGKQWMTGEDDHFVATAQYDYKSENEGELSFSVGQEIKVAPKEIQPRIKGWLLASVDGQKTGIIPGNYVKVLGKRQGTRKVNQVAMEAAQNTVTKSCCSKENTTPKSCCSTAQNSSLNCVNDNLENVPTENPQINSSDNQVLDNVFGNVDNTSGNMDNTSEMEAYDIVDKCQD; encoded by the exons ATCACCTTTGAATTCTGGTGCAGGAGGAGGCCTACCACCATGCTGTCAGCCATCGGCGGCTGGAGGTGCTGGACCACCCCCTCCTGTCCCTGCTCGTCCATCACAACAGTCAAATTACAGCCGATTCTCCTCACCGTATGGTGGTGGTTATTCTAGTCCTTACAGCAGTATGGGGATGTATGGTGGTGGTAGTATGTATGGGGGTGGGTATGGAGGAATGAGTCCATATTCCAGTGGGGGTATGTATGGTGGATATGGGGGACAGTATGGATCATATGGTAATGGAGGAGAGTACAATggatttgccagacaagctgaggAGAATTCTCGACAAGCATTTCAGTCTGTGGAGAGTATTGTCAATGCCTTCACATCAGTTAGTATGATGTTAGATTCTACGTTTCAAGCTGTATATAATTCATTCCGTGCAGTCGTTGGTGTAGCAGACAATTTCTCAAGATTGAAACATCAGTTATCTTCTGTATTTTCTGCTTTTGCACTTTTCAAATTCATCAGATATTTATACAGAAAAGTTTTGGTTCTGTTACGACTACGACCAAATATGGAAACTGATGAAGCATGGAGTCAGGCAGCAGCATCAACAATTCCACTTGCAGGAGATGGAGACAGCCCAAAGAAGAGCACCTGGCCTATTATGATGTTCCTTGCCATTATTATGGGTGGTCCATACCTTATTTGGAGATTGATTTCAAGTGTAACACAAACACCAG GCAAGCAATGGATGACTGGAGAAGATGACCATTTTGTTGCCACAGCACAGTATGATTACAAATCAGAAAATGAAGGAGAATTGTCCTTTTCTGTAGGTCAAGAAATCAAAGTGGCACCAAAAG aaatacagCCAAGGATTAAGGGCTGGCTTCTTGCAAGTGTTGATGGACAAAAAACAGGAATAATTCCTGGTAATTATGTGAAAGTTTTAGGAAAAAGACAAGGCACTAGAAAAGTAAATCAGGTTGCTATGGAAGCAGCACAAAATACTGTCACAAAGAGTTGTTGCAGTAAAGAAAACACTACTCCCAAAAGTTGCTGCAGTACAGCACAAAATTCATCATTAAATTGTGTAAATGACAACCTTGAGAATGTTCCTACAGAGAACCCACAGATAAACAGCAGCGATAATCAAGTGCTGGATAATGTTTTTGGTAATGTGGACAATACGTCTGGTAATATGGACAATACTTCTGAAATGGAAGCATATGACATAGTCGACAAGTGCCAAGATTAA